In Marinicauda algicola, one DNA window encodes the following:
- a CDS encoding ABC transporter ATP-binding protein, with protein MTDTAPPAVQIEALRFRYAVRAPLVLDIERLEVGAGERVFLRGPSGSGKSTLLGLIAGILEPGEGRVEALGTDMGAADPATRDATRAARLGVIFQMFNLLPYLPVGENVMLPCRFSAERAAATKAAGGPEAEARRLLERLGLDARSYWNAPSRALSVGQQQRVAAARALIGKPALILADEPTSALDTHRRDRFIELLLEECRESRAALLFVSHDAGLSAHFDRALDLETINRASVEGEPA; from the coding sequence ATGACCGACACAGCCCCGCCCGCCGTACAGATCGAGGCCCTGCGCTTTCGCTACGCCGTGCGCGCGCCGCTGGTGCTCGACATCGAGCGCCTCGAGGTCGGCGCGGGCGAGCGCGTCTTCCTGCGTGGACCGTCGGGCTCGGGCAAGTCGACGCTGCTGGGGTTGATCGCGGGCATTCTCGAGCCCGGCGAGGGGCGGGTAGAGGCGCTGGGTACCGACATGGGCGCGGCCGATCCGGCGACGCGCGACGCGACACGGGCCGCCCGGCTCGGTGTCATCTTCCAGATGTTCAACCTCCTGCCCTACCTGCCGGTCGGCGAGAACGTCATGCTGCCCTGCCGCTTCTCCGCCGAACGGGCCGCGGCGACGAAGGCGGCGGGCGGGCCGGAGGCCGAGGCGCGCCGCCTCCTGGAGCGGCTCGGACTGGACGCCAGGAGCTATTGGAACGCGCCCTCGCGCGCGCTCTCGGTGGGCCAGCAGCAGCGCGTCGCCGCGGCGCGCGCCCTGATCGGCAAGCCCGCCCTCATCCTTGCCGACGAGCCCACGAGCGCGCTCGACACCCACCGGCGCGACCGGTTCATCGAGCTGCTGCTGGAGGAATGCCGGGAAAGCCGGGCGGCCCTGCTGTTCGTCAGCCACGATGCGGGCCTTTCGGCCCATTTCGACCGGGCGCTCGATCTCGAGACCATCAACCGCGCCAGCGTGGAGGGCGAGCCGGCATGA
- the greA gene encoding transcription elongation factor GreA yields MQKIPMTAEGHQALDAELKHLKSVERPAVIQAIAEAREHGDLSENAEYHAAKERQGWIEGRVQELEDKLARAQVIDTSKMGGDTVKFGATVTVVDEDTDKEATYKIVGEDEADVKSGKISLSSPIARALINKEVGDVVEVNAPGGVKTYEILKVEWL; encoded by the coding sequence ATGCAGAAGATTCCGATGACGGCCGAGGGCCATCAGGCCCTCGACGCAGAACTGAAGCATCTCAAGAGCGTCGAGCGCCCGGCCGTGATCCAGGCGATCGCCGAGGCGCGCGAGCACGGCGACCTCTCGGAGAATGCCGAATACCACGCCGCCAAGGAGCGCCAGGGCTGGATCGAGGGCCGCGTTCAGGAACTCGAGGACAAGCTCGCGCGCGCCCAGGTGATCGACACCTCCAAGATGGGCGGCGACACGGTGAAGTTCGGCGCGACCGTCACGGTCGTCGACGAGGACACCGACAAGGAAGCCACCTACAAGATCGTCGGCGAGGACGAGGCCGACGTGAAGTCGGGCAAGATCTCGCTGTCCTCCCCGATCGCGCGCGCGCTGATCAACAAGGAGGTCGGCGACGTGGTCGAGGTCAACGCCCCCGGCGGGGTGAAGACCTACGAGATCCTGAAGGTGGAGTGGCTGTAG
- the carB gene encoding carbamoyl-phosphate synthase large subunit yields MPKRTDIDSILIIGAGPIVIGQACEFDYSGVQAVKALKEEGYRVILVNSNPATIMTDPGLADATYIEPITPEMVAKVIEKERPDALLPTMGGQTALNCALELDRRGVLDLFGVEMIGAKADVIDKAENRERFRNAMDKIGLESPKSRTVHSMIEAETVMDELGLPAVIRPSFTLGGTGGGIAYNVEEFREIVASGLAASPVKEVLIEESVLGWKEFEMEVVRDRADNCIIVCSIENIDPMGVHTGDSITVAPALTLTDKEYQRMRTASIAVLREIGVETGGSNVQFAVDPKTGRMVVIEMNPRVSRSSALASKATGFPIAKVAAKLAVGYTLDEIDNEITGGATPASFEPTIDYVVTKIPRFAFEKYPGAKNTLTTSMKSVGEAMSMGRTFKESVQKALRSLETGLSGFDEIRIEGLDHADSPDSRRAAILAALNTPTPDRLRVIAQAFREGLSVEDVNNACSYEPWFLRQIEEIVQTEEDVSTLGLPETAEGMRALKADGFSDARLAQLTRQDEASVRAHRRKLGVRPVFKRVDTCAAEFEAATPYMYSSYETGECESDPTERRKAIILGGGPNRIGQGIEFDYCCCHAAFAFAEMGIESIMVNCNPETVSTDYDTADRLYFEPLTAEDVLELIETERSRGELLGVVVQFGGQTPLKLAAELEAAGIPILGTAPDAIDLAEDRERFKELLDRVGLRQPPNAIAKSEEQATRLARELGFPLVLRPSFVLGGRAMEIVRDQESFERYIREAVHVSGKAPLLLDRYLTDASEVDVDAVCDGEEVWVAGVMEHIEEAGVHSGDSACALPPYSLSDELVAELKRETEALARAIGVKGLMNVQYAVKNGEIFVLEVNPRASRTVPFVAKAIGAPVAAIAAKVMAGARLAEFNTRPSDPGHVAVKEAVMPFARFPGVDPVLGPEMRSTGEVMGIDAKFEGAFAKAQLGAGVNLPRTGTVFVSLKEGDKAMMIEPCRQLTEMGFTILATGGTAKTLSDANVPVTRINKVFEGRPHIVDAIKNGEVQLIFNTTEGRQSLIDSYSIRRTALELKVPCYTTASASRVCVQSLAAIDAGELEPRALQSYREGSA; encoded by the coding sequence ATGCCCAAGCGCACCGACATCGACTCCATCCTGATCATCGGCGCCGGGCCCATCGTGATCGGCCAGGCCTGCGAGTTCGACTACTCGGGCGTCCAGGCGGTCAAGGCGCTCAAGGAAGAGGGCTACCGGGTCATCCTGGTCAATTCCAACCCGGCCACGATCATGACCGATCCGGGCCTGGCCGATGCGACCTATATCGAGCCGATCACGCCGGAAATGGTCGCCAAGGTGATCGAGAAGGAGCGCCCCGACGCGCTGCTGCCGACCATGGGGGGGCAGACGGCCCTCAATTGCGCGCTCGAACTCGACCGGCGCGGCGTGCTGGACCTGTTCGGCGTGGAGATGATCGGGGCCAAGGCCGACGTCATCGACAAGGCGGAGAACCGCGAGCGCTTCCGCAATGCGATGGACAAGATCGGCCTTGAAAGCCCGAAATCGCGCACCGTCCACTCCATGATCGAGGCCGAGACGGTGATGGACGAGCTGGGACTTCCCGCCGTCATCCGCCCCTCCTTCACGCTCGGCGGCACCGGGGGTGGCATCGCCTACAATGTGGAGGAATTCCGCGAGATCGTCGCCTCGGGCCTGGCCGCCTCGCCGGTCAAGGAAGTGCTCATCGAGGAGAGCGTGCTCGGCTGGAAGGAGTTCGAGATGGAGGTGGTCCGCGACCGCGCGGACAACTGCATCATCGTGTGCTCGATCGAGAATATCGATCCGATGGGCGTGCACACCGGCGATTCCATCACCGTCGCGCCCGCGCTGACCCTCACCGACAAGGAATACCAGCGCATGCGCACCGCCTCGATCGCCGTGCTGCGCGAGATCGGGGTGGAGACCGGCGGCTCGAACGTGCAGTTCGCCGTCGATCCCAAGACCGGGCGCATGGTCGTCATCGAGATGAACCCGCGCGTCTCGCGCTCGTCCGCCCTGGCCTCGAAGGCCACCGGATTCCCGATCGCCAAGGTCGCGGCCAAGCTGGCCGTGGGCTACACGCTGGACGAGATCGACAACGAGATCACCGGCGGGGCGACGCCGGCGAGCTTCGAGCCGACGATCGACTACGTCGTCACCAAGATCCCGCGCTTCGCCTTCGAGAAATATCCCGGCGCCAAGAACACGCTGACGACCTCGATGAAGTCGGTCGGCGAGGCGATGAGCATGGGACGTACCTTCAAGGAGAGCGTCCAGAAGGCGCTGCGCTCGCTGGAGACCGGCCTGTCCGGCTTCGACGAGATCCGCATCGAGGGGCTCGACCACGCCGACAGCCCGGACAGCCGGCGCGCGGCCATACTCGCGGCACTGAACACCCCGACCCCGGACCGGCTGCGCGTCATCGCCCAGGCGTTCCGCGAGGGGCTGAGCGTCGAGGACGTCAACAATGCCTGTTCCTACGAGCCCTGGTTCCTGCGCCAGATCGAGGAGATCGTGCAGACCGAGGAGGACGTGTCCACGCTCGGCCTGCCCGAGACGGCGGAAGGGATGCGCGCGCTGAAGGCCGACGGCTTCTCCGATGCGCGCCTCGCGCAGCTGACCAGGCAGGACGAGGCGAGCGTGCGCGCCCACCGCAGGAAGCTCGGCGTCAGGCCCGTCTTCAAGCGGGTGGATACCTGCGCGGCCGAGTTCGAGGCGGCCACGCCCTACATGTATTCGAGCTACGAGACCGGGGAGTGCGAGAGCGATCCGACCGAGCGCAGGAAGGCGATCATCCTGGGCGGCGGTCCGAACCGGATCGGCCAGGGCATCGAATTCGACTATTGCTGCTGCCACGCCGCCTTCGCGTTCGCCGAGATGGGCATCGAGTCCATCATGGTGAACTGCAATCCGGAAACCGTCTCCACCGACTACGACACCGCAGACCGGCTCTATTTCGAGCCGCTGACCGCCGAGGACGTGCTGGAGCTCATCGAAACCGAGCGCTCCAGGGGCGAGCTTCTCGGCGTCGTCGTGCAGTTCGGCGGGCAGACCCCCCTGAAGCTCGCCGCGGAACTCGAGGCGGCCGGTATCCCGATCCTGGGCACGGCGCCGGATGCGATCGACCTTGCCGAGGACCGCGAGCGCTTCAAGGAATTGCTCGATCGGGTCGGCCTGCGCCAGCCGCCGAACGCCATCGCCAAGTCGGAGGAGCAGGCAACCCGGCTCGCCAGGGAACTCGGCTTCCCGCTGGTGCTGCGCCCCTCCTTCGTGCTCGGCGGGCGGGCGATGGAGATCGTGCGCGATCAGGAGAGCTTCGAGCGCTATATCCGAGAGGCGGTCCACGTCTCGGGCAAGGCGCCGCTCCTGCTCGACCGCTATCTCACCGACGCGAGCGAGGTCGATGTCGATGCCGTCTGCGACGGCGAGGAGGTCTGGGTCGCCGGGGTGATGGAGCATATCGAGGAGGCCGGCGTGCACTCGGGCGATTCCGCCTGCGCCCTGCCGCCCTATTCCCTGTCGGACGAACTCGTCGCGGAACTCAAGCGCGAGACCGAGGCGCTGGCCCGGGCGATCGGCGTGAAGGGGCTGATGAACGTCCAGTACGCGGTCAAGAACGGCGAGATCTTCGTGCTCGAGGTCAATCCGCGCGCCAGCCGCACCGTGCCCTTCGTGGCCAAGGCGATCGGCGCGCCGGTCGCGGCCATCGCGGCCAAGGTGATGGCGGGAGCCAGGCTCGCCGAGTTCAACACCAGGCCGTCCGATCCCGGCCACGTCGCGGTGAAGGAAGCCGTGATGCCGTTCGCCCGCTTCCCGGGCGTCGATCCGGTTCTCGGCCCGGAGATGCGCTCGACCGGGGAGGTCATGGGCATTGATGCCAAGTTCGAAGGCGCGTTCGCCAAGGCCCAGCTCGGCGCCGGCGTGAACCTGCCGCGCACCGGCACCGTCTTCGTCTCCCTGAAAGAGGGCGACAAGGCGATGATGATCGAGCCCTGCCGCCAGCTCACCGAGATGGGATTCACGATCCTCGCCACGGGAGGCACGGCGAAGACGTTGTCGGACGCCAATGTTCCGGTCACGCGCATCAACAAGGTGTTCGAGGGCCGGCCCCACATCGTCGACGCGATCAAGAACGGCGAGGTGCAGCTGATCTTCAACACGACCGAGGGGCGCCAGTCGCTGATCGACTCCTACTCGATCCGGCGCACCGCGCTGGAACTGAAGGTGCCGTGCTACACCACGGCCTCGGCGAGCCGGGTCTGTGTGCAATCGCTCGCAGCCATCGATGCGGGAGAGCTTGAACCGCGCGCCTTGCAATCCTATCGTGAAGGTTCGGCCTGA
- a CDS encoding M56 family metallopeptidase: protein MSTIAPLVMIAMLSSLALAALAYAVADRAEALSGQRFTSVSVWRLARLAALLPLLVAIAAPALPASGLLTARSSNSTALSVDSRIPGTAAGEDAPGSARLDVRPEVSATSQPAAPSPAVPGGEGSLPSLLDAARAEWIAVFADATSLLFLVLYCVGLAGALTGFLLNRLSIARLLARSRPAEGPITDLLADWAGRLGLAAGAVRLWTSEAAGSPFLTGLKPTIVFPRTLAEKGHGRTGEYALVHELVHARRGDERDRLLGEFLGVFLWFNPVFARIERRLSLAREMACDAETLAVLGRRANARAYARALIDVPWVERPGADIISAFGLSVGKVRKMRIKAILANSGERDGQALFAVAAAAALSIAIVPVAAAQALVSASLAGEPAAVSARATVAVVQSQAATPVRRAIEASPFKALEQLERLEALEALDDIDPRQVLLNPANWASIMGVASGSTDPISLTIQDANGNPVDIRADVQGRGDARIEFTDETGDRLAIDVVGETEDGREEVTIGVVNAAHPLIHVISAGSDTELRFLDQRERPVFMSVRESGEAAAVLIEDVDSRARSEFVFVDSDPEIYAPAAGRVRAVGTDAPGPDSAGQYVVLDHATGWSTIFYNLDAVQVARGETVAQGDLIAQGRSRGDGIDLGPLGQDSAINASDMTIVRTADLDL, encoded by the coding sequence GTGAGCACGATCGCACCCTTGGTCATGATTGCCATGCTGTCCAGCCTCGCGCTGGCAGCGCTGGCCTATGCTGTCGCCGACAGGGCAGAGGCATTATCCGGCCAACGCTTTACCTCGGTGTCTGTCTGGCGCCTTGCGCGCCTTGCCGCGCTCCTTCCTTTGCTGGTGGCGATCGCTGCGCCCGCGCTGCCAGCCAGCGGTCTGCTGACCGCACGCTCCAGCAACTCCACGGCCCTTTCGGTCGATTCGCGCATACCCGGCACGGCAGCGGGAGAAGACGCACCGGGCTCGGCACGGTTGGATGTGCGTCCGGAAGTCTCCGCCACCTCCCAACCTGCAGCGCCATCGCCCGCCGTCCCGGGCGGCGAGGGATCCCTGCCGTCCCTGCTCGACGCGGCGCGCGCCGAATGGATCGCTGTGTTCGCCGATGCCACGAGCCTGCTCTTCCTCGTCCTGTACTGCGTCGGGCTTGCCGGAGCGCTCACGGGCTTCCTGCTGAACCGTCTCAGCATCGCCCGCCTTCTCGCTCGCAGCCGTCCGGCGGAAGGACCCATCACCGACCTCCTGGCCGACTGGGCCGGCCGGCTCGGACTTGCGGCCGGCGCAGTGCGGTTGTGGACGAGCGAGGCTGCGGGTTCGCCATTCCTGACGGGTCTCAAGCCCACGATCGTCTTTCCCCGCACGCTCGCGGAGAAGGGCCATGGCCGCACCGGCGAGTATGCATTGGTCCATGAACTCGTCCACGCAAGGCGTGGCGACGAACGCGATCGTCTGCTCGGCGAGTTCCTGGGCGTGTTTCTCTGGTTCAATCCGGTCTTCGCCCGGATCGAGCGGAGACTCTCGCTTGCCCGTGAAATGGCCTGCGATGCGGAAACGCTCGCGGTGCTGGGCAGGCGGGCCAATGCGCGGGCCTATGCCCGCGCCCTCATCGATGTCCCCTGGGTCGAGAGGCCCGGCGCTGACATCATTTCGGCCTTCGGGCTTTCGGTTGGAAAGGTAAGAAAAATGCGCATCAAAGCGATACTTGCGAACAGCGGCGAACGGGATGGTCAGGCCCTCTTCGCCGTGGCGGCCGCGGCCGCGCTGTCTATTGCCATCGTTCCGGTGGCGGCCGCCCAGGCCCTGGTTTCGGCGTCCCTTGCCGGGGAGCCGGCGGCGGTCTCCGCTCGTGCCACGGTCGCGGTTGTTCAAAGCCAGGCGGCCACGCCCGTCCGGCGCGCGATCGAGGCCTCGCCGTTCAAGGCACTCGAGCAACTCGAACGCCTTGAAGCCCTCGAGGCGCTTGATGATATCGACCCGCGCCAGGTGCTCTTGAACCCGGCGAACTGGGCCTCGATCATGGGCGTGGCCAGCGGTTCGACCGACCCGATCTCGCTCACGATCCAGGATGCCAATGGCAATCCCGTGGATATTCGTGCCGATGTGCAGGGCAGGGGCGATGCCCGCATCGAGTTCACCGACGAGACCGGTGATCGTCTGGCCATCGACGTCGTGGGAGAGACCGAGGACGGCCGTGAAGAGGTTACGATCGGTGTCGTCAACGCCGCCCATCCGCTGATTCACGTGATAAGCGCCGGCTCGGATACCGAGCTGCGCTTCCTGGATCAGCGCGAGCGTCCGGTCTTCATGAGCGTACGCGAGAGCGGCGAAGCGGCGGCGGTTCTCATCGAGGATGTCGACAGCCGCGCGCGCAGCGAGTTCGTGTTCGTCGACTCCGATCCGGAGATCTATGCTCCGGCAGCGGGGCGCGTTCGGGCGGTTGGCACCGACGCGCCGGGTCCCGACAGCGCGGGACAGTATGTGGTTCTGGATCACGCCACCGGATGGTCGACGATTTTTTACAACCTCGATGCGGTGCAGGTGGCGCGCGGCGAGACGGTTGCCCAAGGCGACCTCATCGCGCAGGGCCGCAGCCGCGGCGATGGCATCGATCTGGGGCCGCTCGGGCAGGACTCGGCGATCAACGCAAGCGACATGACGATCGTGCGCACCGCCGACCTCGATCTCTGA
- a CDS encoding DUF547 domain-containing protein, whose translation MPNPVRVLVCILAVLALPLTAASARDDRFARFAAHDPQSALHVSYDAWTILLEDIVYDVGFSNREPADPAGTRVTGTRIRLGSNSRYRYEGNRLLLHLIDDERAAAISQYREELARLPEQVSLARLNRNEQLAYWLNLHNVVVVDELIRNYPVTRLNRAGNAFHNDPVVTVDGVELSLNDIRFEIVQANWSDPRIIYGFFSGAVGGPTLQDSAFDGRRVWTQLDRSAREYVNALRGVENDTATLKVSQLYFEHRALFEPWPSALRNHLYAFANGDVYAVLDGAGGDPEALTYDWYVADLTNGSRCGGAGRGSLVISTSGEGNVQFNGGCEAVPPQARELLRAVTLRRLEMLREGRIGQVFVRDIETPSDGGEPETQGGEDGSR comes from the coding sequence ATGCCGAATCCAGTCCGTGTTCTCGTCTGTATCCTGGCCGTTCTCGCGCTGCCGCTCACCGCGGCCTCGGCCCGCGACGACCGCTTCGCGCGGTTTGCCGCCCACGATCCGCAGAGCGCACTCCACGTCAGCTACGACGCCTGGACCATCCTGCTCGAAGACATCGTGTACGATGTCGGCTTCTCCAACCGCGAGCCGGCCGATCCAGCGGGCACGCGCGTCACCGGAACCCGCATCCGGCTCGGCTCCAACAGCCGCTACCGCTACGAGGGCAACCGGCTCCTGCTGCATCTCATCGACGACGAGCGTGCTGCCGCGATCTCGCAGTACCGCGAGGAACTTGCGCGCCTTCCCGAGCAGGTTTCCCTCGCCCGGCTGAACCGCAACGAGCAGCTGGCCTACTGGCTGAATCTCCACAATGTCGTGGTGGTCGACGAACTCATCCGGAACTATCCCGTCACACGCCTGAACCGGGCCGGCAACGCATTCCACAACGATCCGGTCGTCACCGTGGACGGCGTCGAACTCAGCCTGAACGACATCCGCTTCGAGATCGTCCAGGCCAACTGGTCCGATCCGCGCATCATCTACGGTTTCTTCTCCGGCGCGGTCGGCGGGCCGACGCTGCAGGACAGCGCATTCGATGGCCGCAGGGTCTGGACCCAGCTCGACCGAAGCGCGCGCGAGTACGTCAATGCGCTTCGCGGCGTGGAGAACGACACCGCCACCTTGAAGGTCTCGCAGCTCTATTTCGAGCATCGCGCGCTGTTCGAGCCCTGGCCCTCGGCCCTGCGCAACCACCTCTATGCCTTCGCCAATGGCGACGTCTACGCCGTGCTGGACGGCGCGGGCGGAGACCCCGAAGCGCTGACCTATGACTGGTATGTCGCCGACCTGACGAACGGCAGCCGCTGCGGCGGCGCCGGGCGGGGTTCCCTCGTGATCAGCACGAGCGGGGAAGGCAATGTGCAGTTCAATGGCGGGTGCGAAGCCGTTCCCCCTCAGGCCCGCGAGCTTCTTCGCGCGGTGACGCTGCGGCGCCTCGAAATGCTGCGCGAGGGCCGGATCGGCCAGGTCTTCGTTCGCGATATCGAGACCCCCTCCGACGGCGGCGAGCCCGAAACGCAAGGCGGAGAAGACGGCTCGCGCTGA
- the trxB gene encoding thioredoxin-disulfide reductase produces the protein MSETRHGKVVIIGSGAAGYTAAIYAARAMLKPMLISGLQPGGQLTITTDVENYPGFADVIQGPWLMEQMKAQAEHVGTEMVNDVIVEADLKATPKRLVGDSGTVYTADAVIIATGASAKWLGLESEQKFQGFGVSACATCDGFFYRDKEVFVIGGGNTAVEEALFLTNFAKKVTLVHRRDSLRAEKVMQDRLFKHPKIEVIWDSVLDEILGQEKPMPGVTGVRLKNLKTGETEERPADGVFIAIGHAPATELFRDQLETKQGGYLVTTPGSTQTSIPGVYAAGDVTDDKYRQAVTAAGMGCMAALEAERWLAAREAEGGAEEDAA, from the coding sequence ATGAGCGAGACGCGCCACGGTAAAGTCGTCATCATCGGATCGGGCGCGGCCGGCTATACCGCCGCGATCTATGCGGCGCGCGCGATGCTGAAGCCGATGCTGATCTCCGGCCTGCAGCCGGGCGGGCAGCTGACCATCACCACGGACGTGGAGAACTATCCCGGCTTCGCCGACGTCATCCAGGGTCCCTGGCTGATGGAGCAGATGAAGGCGCAGGCCGAGCACGTGGGTACCGAGATGGTCAACGACGTCATCGTCGAGGCCGACCTGAAGGCCACCCCGAAGCGGCTCGTGGGCGATAGCGGCACGGTCTACACCGCCGATGCGGTGATCATCGCGACCGGGGCGAGCGCGAAGTGGCTGGGCCTCGAGAGCGAGCAGAAATTCCAGGGCTTCGGGGTTTCGGCCTGCGCGACCTGCGACGGCTTCTTCTACCGCGACAAGGAGGTCTTCGTGATCGGCGGGGGCAACACGGCGGTGGAGGAAGCGCTGTTCCTGACCAATTTCGCGAAGAAGGTGACGCTCGTGCACCGGCGCGATTCGCTGCGCGCGGAGAAGGTCATGCAGGACCGCCTGTTCAAGCATCCCAAGATCGAGGTGATCTGGGACAGCGTGCTCGACGAGATCCTCGGCCAGGAAAAGCCCATGCCGGGCGTGACCGGGGTGCGGCTGAAGAACCTTAAGACCGGCGAAACCGAGGAACGCCCCGCCGACGGCGTGTTCATCGCCATCGGCCACGCGCCCGCGACCGAGCTGTTCAGGGACCAGCTGGAGACCAAGCAGGGCGGCTATCTCGTCACCACGCCGGGCTCGACGCAGACCTCGATCCCCGGCGTCTATGCCGCCGGCGACGTCACCGACGACAAGTACCGCCAGGCGGTCACGGCCGCCGGCATGGGCTGCATGGCGGCGCTGGAGGCCGAGCGCTGGCTCGCGGCCAGGGAGGCGGAGGGCGGAGCCGAGGAAGATGCCGCCTGA
- a CDS encoding BlaI/MecI/CopY family transcriptional regulator: protein MTSPEPSPNELELLKALWRGGRASAREVHEAAGAPLGWSYSTTRTVLSRMVEKGLVTRGEFHGLTLFEAKPKKVEMIGRMVRDFARRVLEVEGHIPASAFTDSPLLDEAEREELRALLEETDAQEKSR from the coding sequence ATGACTTCGCCCGAACCCAGCCCGAACGAGCTCGAACTCCTCAAGGCGCTCTGGCGCGGCGGACGCGCCAGCGCCCGCGAGGTGCACGAGGCCGCGGGTGCGCCGCTCGGCTGGTCCTACTCCACCACGCGCACGGTGCTCTCGCGCATGGTGGAAAAGGGGCTCGTCACGCGCGGCGAGTTCCACGGCCTCACCCTGTTCGAGGCGAAGCCGAAGAAGGTGGAGATGATCGGTCGAATGGTGCGCGACTTCGCGCGCCGGGTGCTGGAGGTCGAAGGTCACATTCCTGCCTCCGCCTTTACCGACAGTCCCCTGCTGGATGAGGCGGAACGCGAGGAATTGCGCGCGCTTCTGGAGGAGACCGACGCGCAGGAGAAGAGCCGGTGA
- a CDS encoding NADPH-dependent F420 reductase produces MTIAILGAGSVGQALAGRFKAAGRSYLYGARDTAEREELAPHSALAKEAVARADMVLLAVQYPKAEAALKGAGDLTGKIVIDATNPLQMTDDWLALSVGHTSSGAEDLARRFPEARFVKCFNQTGAETLADPGRLDARPAMFVAGDDEDARAQVRDLAEACGFEAIDAGPLKTARLLEPLAMLWIEQALKRGQGRDFAFALTRAK; encoded by the coding sequence ATGACCATCGCGATCCTCGGCGCGGGCAGCGTCGGCCAGGCGCTCGCCGGACGCTTCAAGGCGGCCGGGCGGAGCTATCTCTACGGCGCGCGCGACACCGCCGAGCGCGAGGAGCTCGCTCCCCACAGCGCGCTCGCGAAGGAAGCCGTCGCCAGGGCCGACATGGTGCTGCTCGCGGTCCAGTATCCCAAGGCCGAAGCGGCGCTGAAGGGCGCGGGCGATCTCACGGGCAAGATCGTCATCGACGCCACCAATCCGCTGCAGATGACCGATGACTGGCTCGCCCTCTCGGTCGGCCACACCAGCTCGGGCGCGGAGGACCTCGCGCGGCGCTTTCCCGAGGCCCGCTTCGTGAAGTGCTTCAACCAGACCGGCGCGGAGACTCTCGCCGATCCGGGCCGGCTGGACGCCCGCCCTGCGATGTTCGTCGCCGGCGACGACGAGGATGCGCGGGCGCAGGTGCGCGATCTGGCCGAAGCCTGCGGCTTCGAGGCCATCGACGCCGGCCCCCTCAAGACCGCGCGCCTGCTCGAGCCCCTGGCCATGCTCTGGATCGAGCAGGCCCTCAAACGCGGCCAGGGCCGCGACTTCGCGTTCGCGCTGACGCGGGCGAAATAG
- a CDS encoding mitochondrial fission ELM1 family protein, whose translation MTSSERTCFVVFDGRRGIENQALGLAEAVARLTALRLMPVHVPRSGPIEEPGAIAPELWIGCGRAAVRASGPHRRAFPDCVMVYVQHPREAFERFDLIVPPRHDRIDGPNVFPILGSPNRITPARLAEGAAPFAERADALPAPRAAVLIGGDSKHHRFTKEAGDYLLDRLAFVRSRGVALMVTVSRRTPEDFTDVLRARFRRDPGVWLHDGDGANPYFAFLHYADWIFVTEDSTNMLTEAATAGKPVYRLGLDGDAGKFKRLYGELEAHGAMRPFLGRLERWDYTPLHETDRAARRVLEILDARAHS comes from the coding sequence ATGACCTCGTCCGAACGCACCTGTTTCGTCGTCTTCGACGGCCGCCGCGGCATCGAGAACCAGGCCTTGGGCCTGGCCGAAGCCGTGGCCCGCCTGACGGCGCTGCGCCTGATGCCTGTCCATGTGCCGCGTTCGGGGCCGATCGAGGAGCCCGGCGCTATCGCCCCGGAGCTGTGGATCGGCTGCGGGCGGGCCGCGGTGCGCGCAAGCGGGCCGCATCGCAGGGCCTTTCCCGATTGCGTGATGGTCTATGTCCAGCACCCGCGCGAGGCCTTCGAGCGATTCGACCTCATCGTCCCGCCCCGCCACGACCGGATCGACGGGCCGAACGTGTTTCCCATCCTCGGCTCGCCCAACCGCATCACGCCTGCGCGCCTGGCCGAGGGTGCGGCACCGTTCGCCGAGCGCGCCGACGCCCTGCCGGCGCCCCGCGCGGCCGTGCTGATCGGAGGCGACAGCAAGCATCACCGCTTCACGAAGGAGGCGGGCGACTATCTCCTGGACCGGCTTGCCTTCGTCAGGAGCCGGGGCGTCGCCCTGATGGTCACCGTCTCGCGGCGCACGCCGGAAGATTTCACCGACGTGCTGCGCGCCCGCTTCCGGCGCGATCCGGGCGTCTGGCTGCACGACGGGGACGGGGCGAACCCCTATTTCGCCTTCCTCCATTACGCCGACTGGATTTTCGTCACCGAGGATTCCACCAACATGCTCACCGAGGCGGCCACCGCCGGAAAGCCGGTCTACCGCCTCGGGCTCGACGGGGATGCTGGCAAGTTCAAGCGGCTCTACGGCGAGCTGGAGGCCCACGGTGCGATGCGCCCCTTCCTCGGCCGGCTGGAGCGCTGGGACTATACGCCGCTCCACGAGACCGACCGTGCGGCGCGCCGCGTGCTTGAAATTCTCGACGCGAGAGCCCACTCCTGA